The nucleotide window gagagagagagaaggagactgaatagggcagagagagagagagaaggggactgaatagggcagagagagagagagagaaggggactgaatagggcagagagagagagaaggagactgaatagggcagagagagagagagagaaggggactgaatagggcagagagagagagagaaggggactgaatagggcagagagagagagaaggagactgaatagggcagagagagagagaaggggactgaatagggcagagagagagagaaggagactgaatagggcagagagagagagaaggggactgaatagggcagagagagagagaaggggactgAATAGGgcagcgagagagaaggagactgaatagggcagagagagaaagagagggatgaggagagggtaggagtCAGGTCATTGACATCTTCATGCTGATTATCCACCGTCTTTTCTTTCTTAGCCCCTTTACTtccttaggtgtgtgtgtgtgtgtgtgtgtgtgtgtgtgtgtgtatgggtgtgtgtgtgggtgtgggtgtgtgtgcgactgcatgggtgtgggtgtgtttgtgatgTACGGGTTGTCACCGTCCCTGCGGTTTAGATGGGGGGGgagagatatatagagggagagatgaggggtttaaggtcatgaaatattgtgtggatgaagggcgggcgGGTTGAATAAAGCATGCATTAAAAATCCATGAATGATACGTTCTTGTCTTTACCCTACATTGAGGATTTAAAAGTTAATGTCGATCCACTGAGCAAAAAAGGACAATGtcagagtttaattcaataagacaAAAGCTGCGAAATGGAGATTTGAAAATAAAGAGAATGGAAGGCCAGAACAGTAATGTTTGAGGAAGATATAAAGAGGAGGGAGGGCCAGAACAGTAATGTTTGGGGAAGATATAAAGAGGAGGGAGGGCCAGAACAGTAATGTTTGGGGAAGatataaagagaagggaggaccagaacagtaattTTTGGGGAAGatataaagagaagggaggaccagaacagtaatgTTTGGGGAAGATATAAAGAGgagggaggaacagaacagtaattTTTGGGGAAGATataaagaggagggagggacagaacaGTAATGATTGGGGAAGATATAAAGAGGagggaggaccagaacagtaatgTTTGGGGAAGATATAAAGAGGagggaggaccagaacagtaatgTTTGAGGAAGATATAAAgaggaggaccagaacagtaatgTTTGAGGAAGATATAAAGAGGagggaggaccagaacagtaatgTTTGAGGAAGATATAAAGAGGagggaggaccagaacagtaatgTTTGGGGAAGATATAAAGAGGagggaggaccagaacagtaatgTTTGAGGAAGATATAAAGAGGagggaggaccagaacagtaatgTTTGGGGAAGATATAAAgaggaggaccagaacagtaatgTTTGGGGAAGATTTAGTGAAGTAGTagaagaggatgatagcagtgaatgttctgtgtgatgattgtgaggcgctgTATAAATCAGACAGTAACAAGATGGGGACTTCAAAatggcacgtcaagggaactgtcGTGTTCAGATGGGTTGAATGGAACCTGAAATCTGGACACTAACTACAGGTCTATAACCTTTCACATAGCCTCAATATTAACCTCCTggagaattaagcatttcttgcagtaaaatgataaACCAAATGTACATCTTGACTCGGAGTGGAGGAAATAGAATGCGTGGTTAGGGaccatctgtagaggtgctatcttttatcagcatcataaaagctgacagTATTTCCACCACATAAAATACACATccaagccgaactgaaatctGATCAGAAACATGTTTGGTTGTTTTAACAGCTTTTAATGTCCTTAAAACTGGTCAAACTGATTTCATTTGGAAATTTTGCACAGAAAatctttcatgttttttttttgggggggggggggggggattattgcattttctccccggtccctaaacgcCGTTCCTGTGTGACAGAAGCAAAGATTTAAGAGAAAACAAACTTTACCGATATCAAGTAGATTGAAGTATTGATTCATGACATTCTGGTGAGTAAGGGCTTATTTAGTCTTCTGGGTTAACATGTAGCCAAATGACAGGAGAGAAGATGCATGTATCTAATTCCACAtcagttgactaacaaatagcacATGTTGGTAATAAGCAGAAACATTGCCTAAAAAAAGGCCTGTCACACAAAAATCGTTATGCGATCTTTGACTGTAGTCTTCAgcgcattttctatattagcgGGTGATGGCCTCAGAtctttatcacatatagtcgggCGGGGTGAacaaacaaacagctgacccgctcatcactagtgtgtgtgactgtgcatttacatgtgtgtgtgtgtgtgtgtgtgtgtgtgtgtgtgtgtgtgtgtgttactggatACAGTCCATGACATGTATCTGCAGTGTGTCCATGTCGGGGGCTTGGTACTGGCACTTTGGACAGCGGTAGTCAGGAAGCTCTTCAGCCCCGCCTCCAGAGACACCCCCTGCCACTCCTGCAGCCAATCCCACGCTGcggaaggaggaagggggaggggccGTGTTAAAAGCAACCCCTGGGAATGcaacagaaagagagatgaatacacacacagtacccccTACTCAGTCCATGGTTATCagcagagtgagtgagtgagtacctggttggttggtgtgtgtgtacctggttggtTGGTATGTGTACCTGGTTGGttggtgtgtgtacctggttggttggtgtgtgtgtgtgtgtgtgtgtgtgtgtgtgtgtgtgtgtgtgtgtgtgtgtgtgtacctggttggttggtgtgtgtacctggttggttggtgtgtgtgtacctggttggtgtgtgtgtgtgtgtgtgtgtgtgtgtgtgtgtgtgtgtgtgtgtgtgtgtgtgtgtacctggttgtggGGGGATGTTGGGTCGTGGTATGAAATCCTCCAGGTGTCTCTGCTGCATCTCCTCCATACGAGCCcttaaaaacaaacacacactacatTATATCAATCCATAAATCccattctagtgtgtgtgtgtgtgtgtgtgtgtgtgtgtgttaccgtgaGGTCCCCTCCTGTTTCAGACGCTCCATCTCAGCCAGCACTGTGTTCAGCTGGTCCTGAAGCTCCTCCTTCCTCTGGTTCAACTTCTCTCTGGCCTCCCGCTCCGCGAGGAAGTCCGCCTTGTAGATCtcagcctgacacacacacacacacacacacacacacacacacacacacacacacacacacacacacacacacacacacacacacacacacacacacacacacacacacacacacacacacacactttatttcAATATACAAATATCATTCAAATGTCAAAGGTCACAGATACAATACCGGTCaacagttttagaacacctactcattcaagggtttttctttcttttacaattttctacattgtagattaatagtgaagacatcaaaactatgaaataacacatatggaatcatgtagtaactaaaaaaaagtgttaaacaaatcaaaatatattttatatgtgagattcttcaaatagccaccctttgccttgatgaaagctttgatgaaagcatagttttgatgtcttcactattattctacaatgtagaaaatagtaaaaataaagaaaaacccttgaatgagtaggtgttgtaaACCTTGTGACCGGTAGTCATGGATACACAAAGCCCTTTGTTCTCCTGGTGGCAGAGAGGACAATCAACCAGATATGGAAGTTCTAAAATAAGTAGGTGGCCACCTGATGAATACCAGAAGGGTAAATAAGTAGGGGCCACCTGATGAATACCAGAAGGGTAAATAAGTAGGGGCCACCTGATGAATACCAGAAGGGTAAATAAGTAGGGGCCACCTGATGAATACCAGAAGGGTAAATAAGTAGGGGCCACCTGATGAATACCAGAAGGGTAAATAAGTAGTGGCCACCTGATGAATACATGAAGGGTAAATAAGTAGGGGCCACCTGATGAATACATGAAGGGTAAATAAGTAGGGGCCACCTGATGAATACCAGAAGGGTAAATAAGTAGTGGCCACCTGATGAATACCAGAAGGGTAAATAAGTAGGGGCCACCTGATGAATACCAGAAGGGTAAA belongs to Salvelinus alpinus chromosome 28, SLU_Salpinus.1, whole genome shotgun sequence and includes:
- the LOC139557933 gene encoding NF-kappa-B essential modulator-like isoform X1, yielding MVVRLEEAERALALKQDLIDKLKEEVEQQRGSLETVPVLTAQAEIYKADFLAEREAREKLNQRKEELQDQLNTVLAEMERLKQEGTSRARMEEMQQRHLEDFIPRPNIPPQPAWDWLQEWQGVSLEAGLKSFLTTAVQSASTKPPTWTHCRYMSWTVSSNTHTHTHTHTHTHTHM
- the LOC139557933 gene encoding NF-kappa-B essential modulator-like isoform X2: MVVRLEEAERALALKQDLIDKLKEEVEQQRGSLETVPVLTAQAEIYKADFLAEREAREKLNQRKEELQDQLNTVLAEMERLKQEGTSRARMEEMQQRHLEDFIPRPNIPPQPGVAFNTAPPPSSFRSVGLAAGVAGGVSGGGAEELPDYRCPKCQYQAPDMDTLQIHVMDCIQ